One region of Ignavibacteriota bacterium genomic DNA includes:
- a CDS encoding tetratricopeptide repeat protein, producing MKYSKIKVLRFSLILLVLAALAGCSTYQSATSYFNTYYNAKKQFDDAEMELNKALRTDRDTNYFAPPSNKSGGGNAKFDKVIEKCSKLIQYYPESNLVDDAILLIGKSGVHLGETEMAIRKFAELFQNFPESDLLPEAKLWNAKALFFSGKPDEALAIIEKLFPEAIEAGQEDIAIESQMLAAQIYFKQHDYRSVAQHLEKAVVLNGNNEVLAYAQYQLALCYDRMNEYAPAAKAYAGVLDFNPELTLAFRSRLRSGIMMTHADQIEEALIKFQDMNDEPLKPEEQALVDHEVANAYAMLGDSAKAFDMYQYVDTTYKRSDAAARSYYRQGLLMEEVYGDFKKAREYFDKAKSENQTSEIVPNAKKRSEYLSKYFSIRTNIKRNDSLYFYLVHEDSLKEIEKKKQLQAKSALTDSLKKDSSLVLSDSLKSLLDTSKGIIEKSASNDSAIVDEQIKQEENLITETEKNEEVNQHNEEGVAEENVEEQTEQVQEEVQETPQMSEPQGLAKTLAQIRAERRDDEEEETDEPLSRGTLAPKTGKDKSKQTGETSKTQKGTTQPATQQSSVGLTFDSLDVLQAKDYYELATLFLLDMHLYDSAQIMFEKVIAEFPTSPFVPRSLYTLAEIYRADDDTCSIDSLYRIIHSDFKKSEYGKHLSKYFGEVEDTVKNIDSAEVKYATINLFVDSTQAKKTIEQLEAITMEFPKSPYSMKAMYAIGWLYENSLKNFDSAASIYKKLIESFPSSDYALDAKPRVSVKENPESINQFVQIKEIQAIPKPQKPQRGTQQTQGQQEEQQGQQGRYGAPRDRGRDRNLEEEEEPLDEGLEDEPVDEEPSDDSGDDGGGTDDDGGGYLNR from the coding sequence TTGAAATACTCCAAAATCAAAGTTTTACGCTTCAGTCTCATTCTGTTAGTGCTTGCCGCACTTGCGGGATGCTCCACTTATCAGAGCGCTACTTCATATTTTAATACATACTACAACGCGAAGAAGCAATTTGACGACGCAGAAATGGAATTGAATAAAGCGCTTCGCACAGACCGCGATACAAATTACTTTGCGCCACCTTCGAACAAATCGGGCGGCGGCAATGCGAAATTCGATAAGGTGATTGAAAAGTGTTCGAAACTTATTCAGTACTATCCGGAAAGTAATCTTGTTGATGACGCAATTTTACTCATTGGGAAATCAGGAGTCCATCTCGGTGAAACGGAAATGGCGATTCGAAAATTTGCCGAACTATTTCAAAATTTCCCGGAAAGCGATTTACTGCCGGAAGCAAAACTATGGAATGCAAAAGCCCTATTTTTTTCCGGCAAGCCGGACGAGGCGTTGGCAATTATTGAAAAACTTTTTCCTGAGGCAATCGAAGCCGGTCAAGAAGATATCGCCATCGAATCACAAATGCTCGCCGCGCAAATATATTTCAAACAACATGATTATCGCTCCGTTGCGCAACACTTGGAAAAAGCAGTCGTCCTGAACGGGAACAACGAAGTACTTGCATATGCACAGTATCAACTTGCCTTGTGTTACGATAGGATGAACGAATATGCCCCTGCCGCAAAAGCATATGCAGGTGTGTTGGATTTTAATCCCGAATTGACGTTAGCGTTCCGCTCACGGCTGCGCTCAGGAATTATGATGACTCATGCCGACCAGATAGAAGAAGCGCTTATCAAGTTTCAGGATATGAACGATGAACCGCTCAAACCGGAAGAACAGGCGCTCGTTGACCACGAAGTCGCGAACGCGTATGCTATGCTCGGCGATTCGGCGAAAGCATTCGATATGTACCAGTACGTTGATACAACCTACAAACGTAGCGATGCGGCAGCGCGTAGTTACTACCGGCAGGGTTTGCTGATGGAAGAAGTCTATGGCGATTTCAAAAAAGCGCGGGAATATTTCGACAAAGCAAAATCCGAAAATCAGACTTCTGAAATTGTCCCGAATGCCAAGAAGCGTTCCGAATATTTATCAAAATACTTCTCAATTCGAACGAATATCAAGAGGAACGATAGTTTATATTTTTATCTTGTCCACGAAGATTCTTTGAAGGAAATCGAAAAGAAAAAGCAGTTACAGGCAAAATCTGCTCTTACCGATTCACTGAAAAAAGATAGTTCGCTCGTTCTTTCTGATTCTTTGAAGTCGTTGCTTGATACTTCAAAAGGAATTATAGAAAAGTCGGCTTCGAATGATTCAGCCATCGTTGATGAGCAAATCAAACAAGAAGAAAATCTCATTACAGAAACTGAAAAAAATGAAGAGGTAAACCAACACAACGAAGAAGGAGTTGCCGAAGAAAACGTTGAAGAACAAACCGAACAGGTTCAGGAAGAAGTGCAGGAAACGCCACAAATGAGCGAACCACAAGGATTGGCTAAAACACTTGCCCAAATTCGGGCAGAGCGGAGAGATGACGAAGAAGAGGAAACCGATGAACCACTCTCGCGAGGAACTCTCGCACCGAAAACAGGAAAAGATAAATCCAAACAAACTGGTGAAACATCGAAAACACAAAAGGGAACTACACAGCCGGCAACTCAGCAAAGCAGTGTCGGATTGACGTTTGATTCGCTCGATGTGCTTCAAGCAAAAGACTATTATGAGTTAGCAACTTTGTTTCTGTTGGATATGCACCTGTATGATTCAGCACAAATTATGTTTGAAAAAGTTATTGCCGAGTTTCCAACTTCTCCATTTGTCCCCCGTTCGCTCTACACACTTGCTGAAATTTATCGTGCTGATGATGATACATGTTCGATAGATTCCCTCTACAGAATCATTCACTCGGATTTCAAAAAGAGCGAGTACGGGAAACATCTCAGCAAATACTTCGGCGAAGTCGAAGATACGGTGAAGAACATTGACTCGGCAGAAGTGAAATATGCCACAATAAATCTTTTTGTTGATTCAACTCAGGCAAAGAAAACAATTGAGCAACTGGAAGCAATAACAATGGAATTTCCAAAATCGCCGTACAGCATGAAAGCGATGTATGCAATCGGGTGGCTGTATGAAAATTCCCTGAAGAATTTTGATAGCGCGGCATCCATTTATAAAAAACTGATTGAATCGTTTCCTTCATCCGACTACGCACTCGATGCAAAACCTCGTGTATCGGTAAAGGAAAATCCTGAGAGCATCAATCAGTTTGTTCAGATAAAAGAAATTCAGGCAATTCCGAAACCGCAAAAGCCACAACGCGGAACCCAACAAACTCAAGGTCAGCAGGAAGAACAGCAAGGACAGCAAGGAAGATACGGCGCACCTCGTGACCGGGGCAGAGATAGAAATCTTGAAGAAGAGGAAGAACCGCTTGACGAAGGATTGGAGGACGAACCAGTTGACGAAGAACCATCAGATGATAGTGGTGATGACGGTGGCGGAACAGATGATGATGGCGGCGGTTACCTCAATCGGTAA
- a CDS encoding dihydroorotate dehydrogenase electron transfer subunit codes for MMLHTICPVTSVEHVGPNIIVIGFRSPEIAASANAGQFLNIKVNETFQPLFRRPFSVYHVEEETVKIIFQVFGLGTQSLVAKQLGESVDVLGPLGHGFRVDDNFETALLVGGGLGVAPLPLLTRQLSGKKNIATFLGARTKEQIVPSFLENIQTATDDASLGFKGTVVSLLDNYLKVHQVRKPKIFACGPNVMLNALGELAQRRNIPCEVSLETTMACGIGICQGCPVERVQQEKKYSLCCKEGPVFDVQTIIFPNAQH; via the coding sequence ATGATGCTCCACACCATCTGTCCTGTTACTTCGGTTGAACACGTTGGTCCGAATATAATAGTCATAGGTTTCCGTTCTCCAGAAATTGCCGCGAGCGCAAACGCCGGACAATTTCTCAACATCAAAGTCAACGAAACATTTCAACCGCTCTTCCGCAGACCGTTCAGTGTGTATCACGTTGAAGAGGAAACTGTAAAAATCATTTTTCAGGTGTTCGGACTTGGGACTCAGTCGCTCGTTGCCAAACAACTCGGTGAATCAGTTGATGTTCTCGGTCCGTTAGGTCATGGCTTCCGTGTTGATGATAATTTTGAAACCGCACTCCTCGTCGGCGGCGGGCTTGGTGTCGCACCGCTTCCGCTTCTCACCCGGCAACTGAGCGGCAAAAAAAACATTGCAACATTTCTCGGCGCACGAACAAAAGAACAAATCGTTCCCTCCTTTCTTGAAAATATTCAAACAGCAACTGACGACGCAAGTCTCGGATTCAAGGGAACCGTTGTTTCTTTGCTTGATAATTATTTGAAAGTGCATCAGGTACGCAAGCCGAAAATATTTGCATGCGGTCCGAATGTCATGCTGAACGCGCTCGGGGAACTCGCTCAACGAAGGAACATCCCGTGTGAGGTTTCACTCGAAACTACAATGGCGTGCGGAATAGGAATTTGTCAGGGTTGTCCGGTTGAACGAGTTCAGCAGGAAAAAAAATATTCGCTCTGTTGTAAAGAGGGTCCGGTGTTTGATGTTCAAACAATAATATTTCCCAATGCCCAACACTGA
- a CDS encoding dihydroorotate dehydrogenase has translation MPNTEVTIGSLKLKNPVLTASGTFGYGDEVKELVDGSKLGGIITKSLSLKPRDGNAPNRIVETSGGMLNSIGLANIGVRAFIEQKLPYLRELDTVIIANIAASTLDEYCEVLSLLEHENGIDGYEINVSCPNVKEGGLNFGTNCDMIAEITRRLRPLTTKPLIIKLTPNVTHIADFARSAELAGADAISCVNTFVGMAIDIRTKKPKLSTVTGGLSGPAIKPLALAKVYEASQAVNIPVIGIGGIMTWEDAIEFLLAGATAIQVGTANFIDPTAGVKIADGIKSYCEKSNIASVTELIGALDAKRDNSILSSWL, from the coding sequence ATGCCCAACACTGAAGTAACAATCGGCTCACTCAAACTGAAGAATCCTGTCCTGACCGCCTCCGGCACGTTCGGGTACGGCGATGAAGTGAAAGAATTGGTTGATGGTTCCAAACTCGGCGGCATCATCACAAAATCGCTTTCGCTGAAGCCGCGTGACGGGAACGCGCCGAATCGTATCGTTGAAACATCGGGCGGAATGTTGAACTCGATTGGATTGGCAAACATCGGTGTCCGTGCGTTCATCGAACAGAAACTTCCCTACCTGCGTGAATTGGATACAGTTATCATCGCGAACATTGCAGCAAGCACGCTTGATGAATATTGTGAAGTGCTTTCACTCCTTGAACATGAAAACGGAATTGACGGCTACGAAATTAACGTCTCCTGCCCGAATGTAAAAGAAGGCGGTTTGAACTTCGGGACGAACTGCGACATGATTGCGGAAATTACACGCCGCCTCCGCCCGCTGACCACTAAGCCACTCATCATTAAACTCACACCAAACGTCACACACATCGCTGACTTCGCCCGCTCTGCCGAACTTGCCGGCGCCGATGCAATTTCCTGTGTCAATACATTCGTCGGAATGGCGATTGACATTCGAACAAAGAAACCGAAACTTTCAACCGTCACCGGCGGACTTTCCGGTCCGGCAATCAAACCACTCGCACTTGCTAAAGTATATGAAGCATCGCAAGCAGTGAACATTCCCGTCATCGGCATCGGCGGCATCATGACATGGGAAGATGCGATTGAATTTCTCCTCGCAGGCGCGACGGCAATTCAGGTCGGCACCGCCAACTTTATTGACCCGACAGCCGGAGTGAAAATTGCAGATGGAATCAAATCGTACTGTGAGAAATCAAACATTGCCAGTGTAACGGAATTGATTGGAGCGCTTGATGCGAAGCGGGACAATTCTATTCTTAGCAGTTGGCTATAA
- a CDS encoding bifunctional folylpolyglutamate synthase/dihydrofolate synthase, whose amino-acid sequence MKQKTGNGKQETEARKLKTQNPKPETTNSTTPILRYSNPLEFLYSLQQFGIKLGLRNIQLLCEFLGNPERKFPSVHIAGTNGKGSTSAMLAAILTASGYRTGLYTSPHLVEFNERIRIDGKKISDEQIADYCKYLKPKIIETKSTFFESTTAIAFKYFADEKVDIAIIETGLGGRFDATNVVTPLLSIITNIGLDHTEHLGKTLAEIALEKAGIIKRNIPCMFEANERETRTVIRNVAKNNYSRVIEPQRSGLLSVAENSLEGLTVNLWTTKRNYRSLRTSLPGNHQQLNLRLAVHGAEHLKHECGFDNITIKSMKHGLKNIQSLAGLHARLEVISNEPLIVADVAHNPEGINAAIRSLKQMLFSRPVVVFGVMKDKEYQTMIDSITKFARHVIAVQPKTERALSSKELTEKFHAKQFPTYNGGTVVNGLSLAQSFVRPNEAIVIFGSHYVVGEAFEALHIQT is encoded by the coding sequence ATGAAACAGAAAACAGGAAACGGGAAACAGGAAACTGAAGCCAGGAAACTGAAAACCCAAAACCCGAAACCCGAAACTACAAACTCCACAACTCCAATACTCCGATACTCCAATCCGCTTGAGTTTCTCTACTCCCTCCAACAATTCGGAATCAAACTCGGACTCCGAAACATCCAACTGTTGTGTGAGTTTCTCGGGAATCCCGAACGAAAATTTCCGTCCGTTCATATTGCAGGCACGAACGGGAAGGGTTCAACCTCTGCCATGCTTGCGGCGATTCTTACTGCTTCCGGTTATCGAACAGGGCTGTATACTTCTCCACATCTTGTCGAATTCAATGAACGAATAAGAATTGACGGGAAAAAGATTTCCGATGAACAGATTGCAGATTACTGCAAGTACCTCAAACCGAAAATTATTGAAACGAAATCAACATTCTTCGAATCAACAACGGCAATCGCTTTCAAATATTTTGCCGATGAGAAGGTGGACATTGCAATCATCGAAACGGGATTGGGGGGAAGATTTGATGCGACGAATGTTGTCACGCCGTTACTCAGCATTATCACCAACATCGGACTTGACCATACAGAACATCTCGGTAAAACGCTTGCCGAAATTGCTCTTGAAAAAGCGGGCATCATCAAAAGAAATATTCCTTGCATGTTTGAAGCAAACGAGCGAGAAACAAGAACCGTCATTCGAAACGTAGCAAAGAATAATTATTCAAGAGTAATTGAACCGCAACGTTCCGGTTTACTGAGTGTTGCGGAAAATTCTTTGGAAGGATTGACTGTCAACCTGTGGACAACGAAAAGGAACTATCGCTCACTCCGTACATCTCTCCCCGGCAACCATCAGCAACTCAATCTTCGCCTTGCTGTTCATGGAGCCGAACATCTAAAACATGAGTGTGGCTTTGACAACATTACTATCAAATCTATGAAGCATGGATTGAAAAATATTCAATCGCTTGCGGGACTTCATGCACGTCTCGAAGTCATTAGCAACGAGCCGCTTATCGTTGCTGATGTTGCACACAATCCTGAAGGAATCAATGCGGCGATTCGTTCATTGAAGCAAATGCTTTTCAGCCGTCCCGTTGTTGTGTTTGGAGTGATGAAAGATAAAGAGTATCAAACAATGATTGATTCAATCACGAAGTTTGCCCGGCACGTCATTGCAGTTCAGCCAAAAACTGAGAGAGCATTATCAAGCAAGGAACTGACAGAGAAATTTCATGCAAAACAATTCCCAACATATAACGGCGGAACGGTTGTGAACGGACTTTCACTTGCTCAATCGTTTGTTCGCCCTAATGAGGCAATTGTCATTTTCGGGTCACATTATGTTGTGGGAGAAGCATTTGAAGCGCTTCATATTCAAACGTAG
- a CDS encoding 6-phosphofructokinase, producing the protein MRIGILTGGGDVPGLNPCIKAAVYRAADEGHEMIGFRRGWAGLLYYNPDDEESSSQYILPLNKVNTRTIDRTGGTYIHTSRTNPGRVKPNEIPDFLKSSFPETTDKPVDCTKHVLRVLEHLKLDALIAIGGDDTLSYAVRLHKEGFPMVCIPKTMDNDVFGTDYCIGFSTAVTRSVEFIHALRTPTGSHERIAVVELFGRYSGETSLISAYLSGVDRAIISEIDFDIDKLVKYLVEDRKHNPSHYAIMTISEGAKPLGGEMMMKGEADAYGHKKLGGIGDWVSKEIEARSGVRTVFQQLAYLMRSGAPDALDLMVSTSYGYLATDILVKKQSGRLVALRDGKYTTVSANMISEGKKRVDVDELYDIENYRPKVAHLLGKPMFLY; encoded by the coding sequence ATGAGAATAGGAATCTTAACCGGCGGCGGAGACGTTCCCGGATTAAATCCTTGTATCAAAGCGGCAGTCTATCGCGCAGCCGACGAAGGACACGAGATGATTGGGTTCCGTCGCGGTTGGGCTGGATTGCTTTATTACAATCCGGATGATGAAGAATCATCATCTCAGTATATTTTACCATTAAATAAAGTCAACACAAGAACGATTGACCGGACGGGCGGAACATACATTCATACTTCCCGCACCAATCCCGGGAGAGTGAAACCAAACGAAATTCCCGACTTCCTGAAGAGTTCATTCCCCGAAACAACGGATAAGCCTGTTGATTGTACGAAACATGTTCTTCGAGTGCTTGAACATTTGAAACTCGATGCACTCATTGCCATTGGCGGTGATGATACGTTGAGTTACGCGGTGCGTCTGCACAAAGAAGGTTTCCCGATGGTCTGTATTCCGAAAACAATGGATAACGATGTGTTCGGAACGGATTACTGCATTGGCTTTTCGACTGCCGTAACACGAAGTGTGGAATTCATTCATGCGCTTCGCACACCGACCGGTTCGCATGAACGTATTGCTGTCGTTGAATTATTCGGACGATATTCGGGTGAAACTTCACTCATCTCCGCGTATCTTTCGGGTGTTGACCGAGCAATCATTTCCGAAATTGATTTCGACATCGACAAATTAGTTAAGTACCTTGTTGAAGACAGAAAACACAATCCGAGTCATTACGCCATCATGACAATCTCCGAGGGTGCAAAACCTCTCGGCGGTGAAATGATGATGAAAGGCGAAGCAGACGCGTACGGTCATAAAAAACTTGGCGGCATCGGAGATTGGGTTTCAAAAGAAATTGAAGCTCGTTCGGGTGTCCGAACAGTGTTTCAGCAACTTGCGTACTTGATGCGAAGCGGCGCGCCGGATGCGCTCGATTTGATGGTTTCGACAAGTTACGGATACTTAGCAACCGATATTCTTGTTAAGAAGCAATCGGGACGATTAGTGGCATTGCGCGACGGAAAATATACAACTGTTTCCGCCAACATGATTTCGGAAGGAAAAAAACGTGTTGATGTTGACGAGTTGTACGACATCGAAAATTACCGTCCGAAAGTGGCACACCTACTCGGCAAACCGATGTTTCTGTATTAA
- a CDS encoding RNA-binding protein: MNIYVGNISRNASEDDLRQAFEAFGKVSSASLIKDKFSGESKGFGFVEMPTQAEAQAAIDGLNGSDLKGRALTVNEARPREEGRRPGGGGGGGGRDRRRSGGGGGGGGRRW; encoded by the coding sequence ATGAACATTTATGTAGGCAATATTTCTCGTAACGCAAGCGAGGATGATTTACGACAGGCTTTCGAAGCTTTCGGAAAAGTATCTTCTGCTTCATTAATCAAAGACAAATTCAGCGGAGAATCGAAAGGCTTCGGATTCGTCGAAATGCCAACTCAGGCTGAAGCACAGGCGGCGATTGATGGATTGAATGGCTCCGACTTAAAAGGTCGCGCACTTACAGTGAACGAAGCGCGTCCGCGTGAAGAAGGTCGTCGTCCCGGCGGTGGTGGCGGCGGCGGTGGCAGAGACCGACGTCGTAGCGGCGGCGGTGGTGGCGGCGGCGGAAGACGCTGGTAA
- the icd gene encoding isocitrate dehydrogenase (NADP(+)) — MNSKPTPPINGKKISIANGKLNVPDNPILPFIEGDGTGPDIWRASKRIFDAAVQKAYGGKRSIAWMEVYAGEKAFNLFNSWLPDETVDAFREYLVGIKGPLTTPVGGGIRSLNVALRQMLDLYVCLRPVRYFQGVPSPVKTPEKVDMVIFRENTEDIYAGIEYKGGSPEAQKVLDFLSNEFSKQFEKIRFGTKDKADSFWKLVGAEKFPTDVNIGVGIKPVSYSGSVRLIHSAISYAIKEKRKSVTFVHKGNIMKYTEGAFRDWGYQTAKEYFGAVEIDGGPWCKIPDGKPGAGIIIKDAIADITLQQVLTRPEDFDVIATLNLNGDYLSDALAAQVGGIGIAPGANINYITGHAVFEATHGTAPKYANLDKVNPGSVVLSGELMLRYMGWTEAADLILKGLETSIKSKVVTYDFARLMQGATEVKCSEFADAVIKNM, encoded by the coding sequence ATGAATTCCAAACCAACACCACCAATCAATGGTAAAAAAATATCAATTGCCAATGGCAAATTGAATGTTCCTGATAATCCAATTCTACCTTTCATCGAAGGGGACGGAACCGGTCCCGATATTTGGCGCGCCTCTAAACGAATTTTTGACGCGGCAGTTCAAAAAGCATACGGAGGAAAACGTTCGATTGCATGGATGGAAGTCTATGCCGGAGAGAAAGCGTTCAATCTTTTTAACTCGTGGCTTCCCGATGAAACGGTTGATGCGTTCAGAGAATATTTGGTCGGTATCAAGGGACCCTTGACAACCCCAGTTGGCGGAGGAATCCGCTCCCTCAATGTCGCGTTACGGCAAATGCTTGATTTATATGTTTGTCTCAGACCTGTTCGATATTTTCAGGGAGTTCCTTCACCGGTGAAAACACCGGAGAAAGTTGATATGGTTATCTTCCGTGAAAACACGGAAGATATTTATGCCGGTATCGAATATAAAGGCGGTTCGCCGGAAGCACAGAAGGTATTGGATTTTCTTTCCAATGAATTTTCCAAGCAATTCGAAAAAATCCGTTTTGGAACAAAAGACAAAGCCGATTCATTCTGGAAACTTGTCGGTGCAGAAAAATTTCCAACCGATGTGAATATTGGTGTGGGAATCAAACCGGTCAGTTATTCGGGAAGCGTCCGTTTGATTCACAGCGCAATCAGTTATGCAATCAAAGAGAAAAGAAAAAGCGTAACCTTTGTCCATAAAGGCAACATTATGAAGTACACGGAAGGAGCGTTTCGTGATTGGGGATATCAGACAGCAAAAGAATATTTCGGTGCAGTTGAAATTGACGGCGGACCGTGGTGTAAAATTCCCGATGGAAAACCCGGCGCCGGAATTATTATCAAAGATGCGATAGCGGATATTACACTTCAACAAGTTCTCACACGCCCGGAAGATTTTGATGTTATTGCGACGCTCAATCTTAACGGGGATTATCTCAGCGATGCGCTTGCCGCTCAGGTGGGTGGAATCGGAATCGCTCCCGGTGCAAACATCAATTATATAACAGGTCACGCAGTGTTTGAAGCAACACACGGGACAGCGCCAAAGTATGCAAACCTTGACAAAGTAAATCCCGGTTCGGTAGTTCTCAGCGGCGAATTGATGTTGCGCTACATGGGGTGGACGGAAGCGGCAGACCTCATCCTTAAAGGCTTGGAAACGTCCATTAAATCAAAAGTTGTGACGTACGATTTTGCCCGGTTAATGCAAGGTGCGACAGAAGTTAAATGCTCGGAATTTGCCGATGCGGTGATAAAGAATATGTAA
- a CDS encoding HIT domain-containing protein — protein MHCIFCKIVRGDAAAEILYENEHAVSILDINPIHFGHALVFPKRHSETFLSVSQDEFHDLMKATHVVSKAIVDAFQPEGFNIFSNNGLAAGQSVFHFHLHVTPRYQNDDIQFILQLKRYENGKMKECAEQVRHHINSHPVISNENI, from the coding sequence ATGCACTGCATTTTCTGTAAAATTGTTCGAGGAGATGCAGCAGCTGAAATTTTGTATGAAAATGAACATGCCGTGTCTATCCTCGACATCAATCCAATCCATTTCGGTCATGCGCTTGTTTTTCCCAAGCGGCACAGCGAAACATTTCTCTCTGTTTCCCAAGATGAATTTCATGATTTGATGAAAGCAACTCACGTTGTCTCAAAAGCAATTGTTGATGCTTTTCAACCGGAGGGCTTTAATATTTTTTCCAATAACGGTCTCGCCGCAGGACAGTCGGTTTTTCATTTTCATCTGCATGTGACTCCTCGTTATCAAAATGATGATATACAATTTATCCTCCAACTGAAGCGATATGAAAACGGAAAGATGAAAGAATGTGCCGAGCAGGTTCGACATCATATCAATTCACACCCTGTAATTTCAAACGAAAATATTTAA
- a CDS encoding tetratricopeptide repeat protein — protein sequence MKRPSFVVFIFITLTLSFIVTGFQCGSTDMTSAKLYLQRNDYALAATSLEKEVSKNPTNAEAWYYLGFCQLNLKKFDAMLPSFDASLKAGKEFADKIQLAKLSAWGQLFNMGIAKHNEITKVQDDQAKVASLAKEALGLYQLAVQCVPDSPATYQNIAAVYAVTKQFDEEIVNLKKVRDITKDPALNREIINAFLLKAEDAKAKGDNATADASFNSAIEELRAARTADPDNLELLSLLIDVHIQLKREKEALPFIQEAVKKDPSNKILQNNLGLLLMQTEDINGAIEHFNAALAVDQNFEDALRNIGVAYMRLGDIKKKEAEAKADPKKKDKDIDKSYLEHFKKAAEHLDKLVKIKSDDANLWDALTTAYVNAGMIKEAQKAAAEADKLRKK from the coding sequence ATGAAACGTCCCTCATTTGTTGTTTTTATTTTTATCACCCTAACCTTAAGTTTTATTGTGACCGGTTTTCAGTGTGGCTCTACTGATATGACCAGTGCGAAACTCTACCTTCAGCGAAACGATTATGCTTTAGCGGCAACTTCCCTTGAGAAAGAAGTCTCTAAAAATCCTACAAACGCCGAAGCATGGTACTATTTAGGCTTTTGCCAGTTAAATTTAAAGAAATTTGATGCAATGCTTCCTTCCTTTGATGCCTCACTCAAAGCAGGTAAGGAATTTGCCGATAAAATTCAACTTGCAAAACTCTCAGCATGGGGACAACTTTTCAACATGGGAATTGCAAAACATAATGAAATCACCAAAGTTCAGGATGACCAAGCTAAAGTAGCATCGTTGGCGAAAGAGGCGCTCGGCTTATACCAATTGGCGGTTCAGTGTGTACCTGACAGCCCTGCGACGTATCAGAACATTGCCGCCGTGTATGCTGTCACAAAGCAGTTTGATGAAGAAATTGTAAACTTGAAAAAGGTCCGGGATATTACCAAAGATCCTGCACTGAATAGAGAAATCATCAATGCTTTTTTACTAAAAGCAGAAGATGCAAAAGCAAAAGGGGATAACGCAACGGCAGATGCAAGTTTCAACTCTGCAATCGAAGAACTTCGAGCCGCACGTACTGCCGACCCGGATAATCTGGAACTACTGAGCCTCTTAATTGATGTTCACATTCAATTAAAGCGGGAAAAAGAAGCGTTACCATTTATCCAGGAAGCAGTAAAGAAAGACCCGTCGAACAAGATTCTTCAAAACAATCTTGGCTTGCTGTTAATGCAAACCGAAGATATCAACGGCGCGATTGAACATTTCAATGCCGCACTTGCAGTTGACCAGAATTTTGAAGATGCACTGCGCAATATCGGTGTCGCATACATGCGTCTCGGAGATATAAAAAAGAAAGAAGCCGAAGCCAAAGCAGACCCGAAGAAAAAAGATAAAGATATTGACAAATCATATCTTGAACACTTCAAAAAAGCAGCAGAACATTTAGATAAGTTAGTGAAAATTAAATCCGATGACGCGAATTTGTGGGATGCTCTCACAACCGCATACGTCAATGCAGGAATGATTAAAGAAGCACAAAAAGCCGCGGCAGAAGCGGATAAATTAAGAAAGAAGTAA
- a CDS encoding DUF3467 domain-containing protein, with protein sequence MPPQQQQINIELSEKEAEGIYSNLAIITHSPAEFVIDFTRVLPGVPKAKVFARIITTPQHAKLLLNALRDNIEKFEKTFGEVKIQGEPSAGGFGFQPPSTGEKVH encoded by the coding sequence ATGCCTCCACAACAACAACAAATCAATATCGAACTGAGCGAGAAAGAGGCCGAGGGGATTTACTCGAATCTTGCCATCATCACGCACTCGCCCGCAGAGTTTGTGATTGATTTTACCCGTGTCCTTCCCGGCGTCCCGAAAGCGAAAGTATTTGCCCGGATTATTACCACTCCGCAACATGCAAAACTGTTACTCAATGCGCTTCGGGATAACATCGAAAAGTTTGAGAAAACGTTTGGCGAAGTGAAAATTCAGGGTGAACCATCAGCAGGAGGATTCGGTTTTCAGCCGCCAAGCACTGGAGAAAAAGTTCATTAA